One window of Herpetosiphon gulosus genomic DNA carries:
- a CDS encoding ABC transporter permease — protein sequence MTFGDILRTAWSNLTRRKVRTSLTSLGVTVGIFTIVVMLSLGVGVQRVIQQQFDAIGLENVVVQPRDAERNPYTRYVRPEREVVISPAKIAEWQQRPDIVSVTPIVDVNESISKRLVLPGDATATIAVGVDPGVGINNPFETPPTALAGVLRPTKDGEIVISQRALRRLGLTAEVNNLIGQEVQLVMETPRGESQTFDYTLVGVSSADNNLVALTPNDSIALKAWWFNEPDLLATEGYDYALIRAKDLNVARQLTNELRAERFRVQSVETVLELASKIFLVINIMLGSVGGLALFVATIGIMNTMIMAIYERTREIGTLKAIGASRGNIRTLFMTEAGMIGFFGGVVGLLGGWGTGRVLNRFALAYLEQEQVPIRGDFFYIPPWLIALALGFGLVVGIIAGLYPAARAARLDPIKALRHE from the coding sequence ATGACATTTGGCGATATTTTACGCACCGCTTGGAGCAATTTAACCCGCCGTAAAGTCCGCACTTCCTTAACGTCGCTGGGCGTGACGGTTGGGATTTTCACCATTGTGGTCATGCTTTCGTTGGGGGTCGGGGTTCAGCGGGTTATTCAGCAACAATTCGATGCGATTGGGCTGGAAAATGTGGTTGTTCAGCCACGTGATGCCGAGCGCAACCCCTATACACGCTACGTGCGCCCCGAACGGGAAGTGGTGATTTCGCCAGCTAAAATTGCTGAGTGGCAGCAACGCCCCGATATTGTCAGCGTTACGCCAATCGTCGATGTCAACGAATCGATCTCGAAGCGGTTGGTACTGCCTGGTGATGCTACGGCAACGATTGCAGTTGGGGTTGATCCTGGGGTTGGGATCAATAATCCCTTTGAAACGCCGCCAACCGCTTTGGCTGGAGTATTACGCCCAACTAAAGATGGCGAGATTGTGATTTCGCAACGAGCATTACGCCGTTTGGGTCTCACCGCTGAAGTTAATAATCTGATTGGCCAAGAAGTGCAGTTGGTGATGGAAACCCCGCGCGGCGAATCGCAAACCTTTGATTATACCTTGGTTGGGGTTTCGAGTGCTGATAATAATTTGGTTGCATTAACCCCCAACGATAGCATTGCGCTCAAGGCTTGGTGGTTTAACGAGCCAGATTTGTTGGCAACCGAAGGCTATGATTATGCCTTGATTCGCGCCAAAGATTTAAATGTGGCGCGTCAATTGACCAATGAACTACGGGCTGAGCGTTTTCGGGTGCAATCGGTTGAAACGGTGCTTGAACTGGCCTCGAAAATTTTCTTGGTGATCAATATTATGCTTGGCTCGGTTGGTGGCTTGGCGCTGTTCGTCGCTACGATCGGCATTATGAACACCATGATTATGGCAATTTATGAGCGGACTCGCGAAATTGGCACGCTCAAGGCAATTGGAGCTTCGCGCGGCAATATTCGCACGCTCTTTATGACTGAGGCTGGTATGATTGGCTTCTTTGGGGGAGTTGTCGGTTTGCTGGGTGGTTGGGGTACAGGCCGCGTACTCAATCGCTTTGCGCTCGCCTATCTCGAACAAGAGCAAGTGCCAATTCGCGGCGATTTCTTCTATATTCCACCGTGGCTGATTGCGCTAGCCCTAGGCTTTGGCTTGGTGGTAGGGATTATTGCGGGCTTGTATCCCGCCGCTCGCGCCGCCCGACTTGACCCAATCAAGGCGCTGCGCCACGAATAA
- the pyk gene encoding pyruvate kinase, which produces MRRTKIVATLGPASDTEEKMTALALAGMNVARLNFSHGTHHDHSERIRLLRQISIKLNRPIAVLQDLQGPKIRTGKLVDKQPIPLKAGESFVITIENEVGRVGRVNTTYKNLPTDCKAGDRILLSDGLIELRVQECTATEVITEVVTGGMLRENQGINLPGVAVSAPAMTEKDREDLIFGLHEGVDYVAISFVRRAEDVQLVKQEIAGAGYRTPVIAKIEKPEAVDNIESIVAVADGIMVARGDLGVEMPPEEVPLIQKLIIASANRAGIPVITATQMLESMIVNPRPTRAEASDVANAILDGTDAVMLSGETANGAYPVEAVTIMARIAEVTERGAPPRDAQQRNESDAPETYSHAISHAACAIAESIDIAAIVAFTSSGFTARLVARDRPRVPIIAMTHEYDVYHRLALLWGVESLLCPFVTRLDDLSNLARAIMIERQVIKPGDSVVITGGHPLAVRGTTNFLKILSI; this is translated from the coding sequence ATGCGCCGAACCAAAATTGTTGCCACGCTCGGGCCAGCCTCTGATACTGAGGAAAAAATGACAGCGTTGGCATTAGCGGGAATGAATGTTGCTCGCTTAAATTTCTCCCATGGTACCCATCACGACCATTCAGAACGCATTCGGCTCCTGCGTCAAATTTCAATTAAGCTCAATCGCCCAATTGCAGTGCTGCAAGACTTGCAAGGGCCAAAAATTCGCACTGGCAAATTAGTTGATAAACAGCCGATCCCGCTCAAGGCAGGCGAAAGTTTCGTTATTACGATTGAAAATGAAGTTGGTCGGGTTGGCCGCGTCAACACCACCTATAAAAATTTACCCACCGATTGTAAAGCTGGCGACCGGATTTTGCTCTCTGATGGGTTGATCGAGTTGCGCGTCCAAGAATGCACCGCCACTGAAGTGATCACCGAAGTGGTAACAGGCGGTATGCTGCGCGAAAATCAAGGCATCAACTTGCCTGGCGTAGCCGTTAGTGCTCCCGCTATGACCGAAAAAGATCGTGAAGATTTGATCTTTGGCTTACACGAAGGGGTTGATTATGTGGCAATCTCGTTTGTGCGCCGCGCCGAAGATGTGCAATTGGTCAAGCAAGAAATTGCCGGGGCTGGCTATCGCACCCCAGTGATCGCCAAAATTGAAAAACCTGAAGCTGTTGATAACATTGAATCAATCGTTGCGGTCGCTGACGGGATTATGGTTGCGCGGGGTGATTTGGGGGTAGAAATGCCCCCAGAAGAAGTGCCATTGATTCAAAAACTGATCATTGCTTCAGCCAATCGGGCGGGGATTCCGGTCATCACTGCCACCCAAATGCTCGAATCGATGATTGTCAACCCACGGCCAACTCGCGCCGAAGCCAGCGACGTGGCCAACGCGATTCTCGATGGCACCGATGCAGTTATGTTAAGTGGTGAAACCGCCAACGGGGCCTACCCAGTTGAAGCGGTGACAATTATGGCGCGAATTGCCGAAGTAACTGAGCGCGGCGCACCACCACGTGATGCCCAACAACGCAACGAGTCTGATGCGCCTGAAACCTACTCACACGCGATCAGCCACGCGGCCTGTGCAATTGCTGAATCAATTGATATTGCGGCGATTGTCGCTTTCACGTCGTCGGGCTTTACGGCGCGGTTGGTTGCCCGCGATCGCCCACGCGTGCCAATTATCGCCATGACCCACGAATACGATGTCTATCATCGCTTGGCCTTGCTTTGGGGAGTTGAATCGCTGCTGTGCCCATTCGTGACGCGGCTTGACGATTTGAGCAACTTAGCTCGGGCAATTATGATCGAGCGCCAAGTGATCAAGCCAGGCGATTCGGTGGTGATTACTGGCGGTCACCCCTTGGCAGTACGCGGTACAACCAACTTCCTTAAAATTCTTTCAATCTAA
- the wecB gene encoding UDP-N-acetylglucosamine 2-epimerase (non-hydrolyzing), with protein sequence MNIGIVLGTRPEVMKNYAIVQALRAADLPFVVLHTNQHHDHLLQAAIFGQMGYTPDEVFPGNYSIGAAIDWVREQIRRHEIDLILVNGDTAAALVGAIAAVYSDVGLAHVEAGLRAFDKRMYEERNRIMVDGAAHYLFSYTQYQADYLAKIPDLRGRIFNIGNTTVDLIHDFAHELTPRRTDNYAYITLHRKEFTDSRELMQQVFSTINELAQEFDAMIFPMHPRTRAAMEHYGLSMDLLSRVQVLDPVEPFESLAYEKYANIIITDSGCIQEEAYIFGVPCVTVRDNTERPETIDSGANVVTGFEPAAIIAAVRSQRAKKGQQFAPVYGQRGVGQRIVATLQAHFRSWSDY encoded by the coding sequence ATGAACATTGGGATTGTACTTGGCACGCGACCTGAGGTGATGAAAAATTATGCGATTGTCCAGGCATTACGAGCAGCGGATCTGCCGTTCGTGGTGCTGCACACCAATCAGCATCATGATCATTTGCTGCAAGCAGCGATTTTTGGCCAAATGGGTTATACACCCGACGAGGTTTTCCCGGGCAACTATAGCATCGGCGCAGCGATTGATTGGGTGCGCGAGCAAATTCGCCGCCATGAAATTGATTTGATTTTGGTCAATGGCGATACTGCGGCGGCCTTGGTTGGAGCAATCGCGGCGGTCTACTCCGATGTTGGTTTAGCTCATGTCGAAGCAGGCCTGCGGGCCTTCGATAAGCGCATGTATGAAGAGCGCAATCGGATTATGGTCGATGGCGCAGCCCATTATTTGTTCTCATACACCCAATATCAAGCCGATTATTTGGCCAAAATTCCCGATTTGCGTGGGCGAATTTTCAATATTGGCAATACGACGGTTGATTTGATTCATGATTTTGCCCATGAACTCACGCCACGCCGCACCGATAACTATGCCTACATCACCTTGCATCGCAAAGAATTTACCGATAGCCGCGAGTTGATGCAACAGGTTTTCAGCACGATTAATGAGCTAGCCCAAGAATTTGATGCCATGATTTTTCCCATGCATCCGCGCACACGGGCGGCCATGGAGCACTATGGTTTGAGCATGGATCTGCTCAGTCGGGTGCAGGTGCTTGATCCAGTTGAGCCATTTGAATCGCTGGCGTATGAAAAATACGCCAACATTATCATCACTGATAGCGGCTGTATTCAAGAAGAAGCCTATATTTTTGGTGTGCCCTGTGTGACTGTGCGCGATAACACCGAACGGCCTGAAACGATCGATTCGGGCGCAAATGTGGTAACTGGCTTCGAGCCAGCAGCAATTATCGCAGCTGTGCGCAGTCAGCGAGCCAAGAAAGGCCAGCAATTTGCCCCAGTTTATGGCCAACGTGGGGTTGGTCAACGGATTGTAGCAACCTTGCAAGCGCATTTTCGCAGCTGGTCGGATTACTAG
- a CDS encoding SGNH/GDSL hydrolase family protein, which translates to MHYQNMLCIGDSQTFGARSYGCYPLHLAQMLTQRTPYQWRTINRSVNGYTARNLWFKLNEEIDTINDTYQSCVLIGTNDVGNNTPIDLFEEYYRQIIRTLLIKGHKAVFCGEIPPIYADGHIFFTKETLERRKQYNAVVGKVVAEFSKAIWVPMVGLNRECYVDPVHFNEDGNRRVAESFCEVIVNL; encoded by the coding sequence ATGCATTACCAAAATATGTTGTGTATTGGCGATAGCCAAACCTTTGGCGCACGTTCGTATGGCTGTTACCCCTTACATTTAGCACAAATGTTGACTCAGCGCACACCCTATCAATGGCGTACAATTAATCGCAGCGTCAATGGCTACACCGCCCGTAACTTATGGTTTAAACTCAACGAAGAAATTGATACAATCAACGATACCTATCAGTCGTGTGTGCTGATTGGTACAAATGATGTCGGCAATAATACCCCGATCGATCTTTTTGAAGAATATTATCGCCAAATTATTCGCACCTTATTAATTAAGGGCCACAAAGCAGTTTTTTGTGGCGAAATTCCGCCAATCTATGCTGATGGGCATATTTTTTTCACCAAAGAAACCCTCGAACGCCGCAAGCAATACAATGCAGTAGTCGGCAAGGTGGTTGCTGAATTTAGCAAGGCAATTTGGGTTCCCATGGTCGGCTTAAATCGTGAATGTTATGTTGACCCAGTGCACTTCAATGAAGATGGCAATCGGCGGGTCGCCGAATCATTCTGTGAGGTCATTGTAAACTTATGA
- a CDS encoding ABC transporter ATP-binding protein: MGQASSLIRTTNLQRTYQMGKNTVQALAGVDLEIERGTFVALVGPSGSGKSTLLNVIGGLDRPSSGEVWVDDLELGHAPDKKLVSFRRDRVGFIFQSFNLLPTNQAWENVALPLMLAGRGRSERRKRAEHLLDQVGLGDRADHRPAELSGGQQQRVAIARALANDPVLILADEPTGNLDSRTGRDVLLLMQRLVREQQVTLLMVTHDMNAASYADRIVHMRDGIIEQIEIVERTAEAVA; encoded by the coding sequence ATGGGTCAAGCTAGCTCGTTAATTAGAACTACCAACCTCCAACGAACCTATCAAATGGGGAAAAATACTGTCCAGGCGTTGGCTGGCGTTGATTTGGAGATTGAACGCGGCACGTTTGTGGCACTAGTTGGGCCATCTGGCTCAGGCAAATCGACCTTATTAAATGTGATTGGTGGCCTTGATCGTCCAAGTTCAGGTGAAGTTTGGGTTGATGATTTGGAGCTTGGGCATGCCCCAGATAAAAAATTAGTCAGCTTTCGCCGCGATCGGGTTGGCTTTATTTTTCAGAGTTTCAACCTCTTGCCAACCAACCAAGCATGGGAAAATGTGGCCTTGCCCTTGATGTTAGCGGGTCGCGGTCGCAGCGAACGGCGCAAACGAGCTGAACATTTGCTCGATCAAGTTGGGCTAGGCGATCGCGCCGATCACCGTCCGGCTGAGCTTTCAGGTGGTCAGCAACAACGGGTAGCAATTGCGCGGGCTTTGGCCAATGATCCAGTGTTGATTTTGGCCGATGAGCCAACCGGGAACCTCGATTCGCGCACGGGACGCGATGTTTTGTTGTTGATGCAACGGCTGGTGCGCGAACAACAAGTGACCTTGCTGATGGTCACTCACGATATGAATGCCGCCTCGTATGCTGATCGGATTGTGCATATGCGCGATGGAATTATTGAGCAAATTGAAATTGTTGAACGAACGGCGGAGGCTGTAGCATGA